The following nucleotide sequence is from Megalops cyprinoides isolate fMegCyp1 chromosome 6, fMegCyp1.pri, whole genome shotgun sequence.
CAACGAATTACCTGCACCCAATTTACAGGTATGTCTCCCctatgaatttattttgtttattgctttACTGTTACTAGTTCCGAATACTGTAGGTGTAGCTTGTTCACAACAGGCCCACTGTACACTGTTGTGACCACCGAAAAAGTTAGCTAAAGGTAGTCATAAATATTGGTcgtagccagctagctaaccagctaacaTTATGTGCTTAGGCCTCCCCTTTGTACCTCAGCTTTGTCCGCACAAAATAGCACATTGttttataaacaaaacaatgacattatttCTGTCGTGTTAGATCTTATTCTCTGATCCAGCTAGCGGTGGATAACGTTAGCCTTATCTTACATGCAGAAAAATATCCTGGGTAGCCAGGTAGCTAAGTAAAGAAGTTTAAGTCAGCCAGGTAATTAATTCGCCTAAAAGATAGCTAAAGATATGTCAAACGATGTGGCAGTTCGTCCAAGACGGTTCCAAgacttttgttttaatttaactAACGTTAAATTAAGAAAAGCGCGATGCTCTGTGCTCACAAACtgataacgttagctaggtgATAGTCGAGACGGTTGCAGACAGCACCGACTAACGGTAgcaaagttagctagctaactcgcTGGCAGCGGGGGGCGATCAAGCAAATGGTTCCAGTTCAAATAGCAGGAAATCCAAGTaaatttctgtttctctggGGGTGACTTTCATCTTCATTGTGCAAATGTTTTACCAAATGTAACGTCACGACGTCACATCACTGAAAATCAGTACATAAGCATGCGTGTCCCTAAACTGCGCTATTAAACAGCTAGTTAACCCTTTATTTAACCCTCCCAAGAAATTCTGGAAACCATTGCGCTTGTGGCCTACGTGTTAGGTATATGTACTACCGTACATTTGAAATTTACTATTTACTACTACAAAAAGTAGTATATGGTGAAATGTCATACAACATAATATGGAATATATGTTTCAAACTGTATGGAATGTGTTTGTAAGTGATTTAAAGTCATAATTGTAGGCATATATGGTGATAGTtgaataaacatataaaaatacactttaacacacagatatataataCATGTGCAGTATCTGTCTGTTCTCTACTATGTATAGCATAGAATGAAAGCAGAAATGGCATTATTTTGCAATTTATGCcaaatatttcactgtattaaagtacattttccagatgttttacatttcatgtattGCCAACTATTGGCATACCACTTTAATAGGAGAGCAACTGAGCTTAAATTTAAATTCCTTTATTTGTCAGGGGGTGCCTGTCATTGTTTGACTGTGAGTGCATAATGAAGGCATTCAAGGAAGTCCTGACCAAGAATTTCTTGAGGGCGATCTGCGGGGAGTTCCTGGCAACCatgctcttcctcctgctcaGCTTGGGCTCCACTGTCAACTGGGCGGATTCCAAGGACGAGCCGCAGGCCTCCACCCGCGTCCTGATCTCGCTCTGCTTCGGGCTGAGCGTCGCCACCATGGTGCAGGGCTTCAGTCACATCAGCGGCGCTCACATCAACCCCGCTGTGACCGTGGCCATGGTCTTCACCCGGAAGGTCAACCTGGTCAAGACATTCTTCTACCTGCTCGCCCAGTGCCTCGGAGCTGTAGCGGGCACCGCCATCCTCTACGTGGTGACGCCCAAGACAGTGAGGGGTCACTTTGGAGTGACTGCGGTAAGATGCAGGGATATATTATACAGGTCACATTGCgaaaatatttgaataacaTTACCTGTTGGCTGTAACTGAATAATGTCATGGAAGAAAGATGTAGGAGACACTACAAACAGCATAGTGAATATTGTATATACTTTGTAGATTAAGatgttatgttgtttttttttgtgtccaaGGTTTGATCTATCTCTTATACTGGAAGTTCATCAAGTTTGCTTAGCCACCATCGGCAATATTTGGATTTATCACCAAAAtcattttccattcagtatAATAACCTTTGCAATAACCTTTGGTTATTGTAAACTTTAATTATAGACCAACTTTTGTGTCAGTTTAGATTATTGTAAGGATCTTCCTGGTACGTACCTTCACACAGTTAGTGTTTAAAATCTCGGTCAAAAGCTGACAGATGAGAAGGTGTAATATAATTCCAGTTTgacaaaaacattgaaaaaaatattagttgttcatttaaaaatcatttgtatCCATAAGGAGTATTAAATTAGATTATTTCAGCCTTAAAAATACCCCTTACTCCATTAATTTCACCAAATGAGTGATAGCAATTCCCTAGCATAGGGCTTCCCAGACCTTCTAAGCCCGTGTGAACCAAGTCTTACAATAATGCTGCCCAACATTTGTTCAGGTGCggatttttaaatatacatcaAAATAACTGCATGTACTGTAGCCAGTGGAGGATTATAATTAGTGTTAATATTTACGAGATTGTTGtaatatgcttttattttttcagaagtATCTCATAACCCATCTCAAACCCACCCATCACATTTATCAGTGGGTCCCGACCCCCAGGTTTGGAGCCACTGCTCTAACAAGTGACCTGATAATCCTTTAGCGACTAAGACCAGTCTGCTTCACAACAGATCAGCTCCGACCTCACACTGATCCAGGCCTTCATAGTGGAGATGATGATAACGCTCCAGCTGGTCTTCACTGTGTTCGCCACCTGTGACCCCAAACGGGGCGACCTCAAGGGCTCCGCTGCTCTGGCCATCGGCTTTTCTGTATGCGTCGGCCACCTGTTTGCGGTGAGTCCAGTAATATTACCGTCAGCCCCGTCTTACTGTgaggaaaagtgaaaaaaaaaacactgaagatcAACCATGCAAACTTAAGGTGATCTCATTACCCGTCACTGCTTTTATCTCCAAACTTTGGAATTGCACATGGATTTGAGCACTAGCTGTGTCGTGCCGCTGCCTTCCCATGTCATCGTGCCTCTGTGcgctctgtgctgtttcagatCCAGTACACTGGAGCCAGTATGAACCCCGCTCGCTCCCTTGGACCTGCATTTATCACCTGGAATTGGGTGGACCACTGGGTAAGATTCACCATCAGCAGCACTGGCTAACCAGTTAACTAAAGTGTCAGGCATGGTAAGCCACATAGAAGAAAACCATGTTATCAACAAATGTATTGGGTCAATGTTTGATTTAAGATTTGGCAGTCTGCCTTTTATGTGTAGGGTTCACATTTGTCTAGGGCAAATCCACAGCTCAAAATTCTTCTGTCACTGTTGGTGAAACCAGGTTTACTAGCTGCATTAAACATATACAAtgttatatacaatatacaaacatataaaacatgcTATGAATGTGGCTTGAGAAATTGGGATAGTACATgcactcatgctcacacacacaccaacagtgGCATGAATGCCATCGACTCAATAGTGAAGTAGGACATAGGATCCCTGACTGCAGATTGTGACTTGATTCTACCAGCTAGGAGCTAAGTCACAGCCTGATTGTGTGCATGCTCACGGCTGGTCATGAGACGCATATTGCAAAgatgttttgtagtttttgaaAGTATGTTTTTGCAggacataaaaaatgtatttggttaTAGAGTGGGCCGTTGGTTATAGAGTGGGCCGTGGGCTTTCAATGTTTTTGAACCTCCTGCATATAATTAAATGGTTTCTGTGCTGTAGGTGTACTGGGTGGGTCCCATTGTAGGCGGAATCATTGCCGGCATACTCTACAAGTACCTCTGCCTTGCCAACCTGGACCTGAAGAAATACATGAGGCAAGCCTTCTCCAAGGACACCTCCGAGAAACACcacaaggaggaggaggcggacTGTCACCACATAATCGACGTGGAGAAGGTCGAGAGCATTGAGCCAGACGCATTCCTGATTTTAGATACAGAGAAGCCAGAGCTCTGTGAAAGGGAGACTTTCAATGCTATTGACGTGAAGGGGGACAGAAAAAAGGATGCAGCTTGCCACTGCGCCATACACATGGAGGAGGCTGAGAAGAAGCCTGAGAGGAAGGACTCATCTGATTGTCCTCAGTATGAACTCAAATTAAAGTTCTAGATTTAAAATCTCTAAGTAAAATTGTTGGattttatcaaaatgtttttgaacaaaatgataggatgcatttatatattgtttgtgcatgtgtttgtttttgtttattaccTTGTGGATTGAATTtactattaaatatttttctgttcacCATTACATTAATCATGCAATTGGTGTAGCTTATTTCCTGGAGAAATTGTTGATATTTGGTCTCGATGCATTTATGTGACTAAAGTCGCCCTTGGCACTCTAGAACATTCATTGTTTTGGCGACTTTAGTCGACAACAGCACTGGGTCAAACTAAAGATAGATAGCTGGGCAACACAGTAAAATAGTAAGTGGGTTGGATGTATGTAATTTTAAGAACCAAAACTCGAATTACGataaaaaacaagtgaaatctTGTTGAAgttgaaaaatgtgaaagttgAAAATCTGGTTTTACACTCTAAAATTTCCCGTGTTGTTTACATAACTTGATCACATTTTAGTCACAATGTTCACTCACTATTATGTATGATTGTGACAAAGTTGAGGACATACTTCATTGTATATTGTCACCTTACCCTACTTTGTCTAAAAACATCACTAAAATTATGCATAACAGTTTTAGGTGACTATTAAATTGTAGTTTGCTGATTAAATCATAGTTTTAGAATCCACCATTCACAATTAACTTAAAAAGCCCTTTCCCTTACTTTTGAGTTCAGAAACAGTAAGCATTCTTTATCCTTGGTCAGATATGGCTACGATGAATGAAGCAGGCATTCACttaaattaatgaatgtaaacttgttaatattgtttaaaCAAGGTATATTAGTAGCAAGCTAATTAGTTGCCAGGCTAATGTGTACCTTTTAAGTGAGCAAACTTAAAAGGTGATGCTGACTATTGACAATGCACCAAAAGTTCGCTGTAAGAGTCAGATGGACCAAAATGATCACTGACTTGAATCCAAGTAACTCTGAGATCTGGCATTTATAGTTGAAGACATTCCAGAAATGGACACCATGCATTGGACATTTTAATTGTCAGAATATGATCAAAATAGCATGCTGTACAACATTAAAATTCgctcacactgtgctgtttacCAAAAACTGttgccccctttctctccccttcagCTGGGGGGCCAAAGAGGATAGGATGTCCTGCTTTCTCGGGCCAGGCTGTTAGCTCTCCCCTGTGACCGGGGAGGGGGTGTGTAGAGGGGGGATGGGAGCAGCATCAGCATTgtgacacagaggcagaagCTAAGCTGGGACCCAGCAGGAGAGGGGATGCCTTTTCTAAAGAACAGCACTTTCTCACAACctgttttctctcccctctgtgtctctctctttttcattcatcctcatcttcccttttttttcccctccttctctggCAGATTGATACACTTGCCCCGAAGagcaatttttttccccctctctgcgAGGTGGAATTGACTTTGCCACAAAACCGCCCCCGTTTAGTGGCTGAATCAAAACGAATCCCGTTCCTCAGCCCTCCCCCGTCCACATGAAAGCGCGCCGCGGGAGCGAGCGAAAGCGTGAAGGCAGCTGCTTTTGAGGCACCGGACAGACCTGCTTTACAAGCACTTCAGCCGTGGTTTCAATCCGCCCCTTCTTTCCCGCGGATCCCCGGCTGAATGGAGCCCGTGATTGAGTGCCGTCTTTGTGACGGCGCACGTGTATTCCTCGGCGGAGGGAAATTaattttccctttgtttttgtcagttgcCCTGGCGAAACGGGCTGGAATGCCAGGGCCGCGGGCACCAGATCCCTTGTGTACTTACCACCCTCACATAAAGGGCGTTTTTACATCGGCGATGCACTTCATCCACGGGTGATGCTTCAACTGGATAGCTGCCACGGCAAACAAAAACCTGCCCTTTGATCAGTTGGGAGCTCGGGGCTGATTGAGCGCTATctagcacacaaacacaagagaaGAATATGCCTGATGCAACGGGGGGTCCCAGGCTGAATATAACCTTTTCAAGATGATGCTGGAAGTTATGCGaaaaacacttttaatttaTTACGAAAACACTTTTAATTTATTAGTGTGACGGATAAAAGCGAAGGCTCTTTGAGGATTCCCTTTTAGGTTTGTCATTCTTTTGGATCTTTGGTCAATGAGGGCCTTGAATGAAAAGTGCACAAATGGTGTACCTGTGTGGCTCTTTAGCGGCACCTTGTGACATTAATGTGGAAGTACACCTTTTGACCCTTCCTCATGTTCATGTCTgcatttactttttgttttgatttgttttaattgtctTCTGACTCACTGCTGCGTGGAAtcatttacagagaaaataaatggaaaagtGAAAGTGGAATAATACATAAGAATTAAGAAGTATATGATTCATCTGTTTAAATGACCAAGTCAATGAGCATGAGATATCATGGGAACCCATGGACCAGTTTAAGTAACAGCTCATTATGGTGCCTCAAGTAGTCCAAATAATACTGTGTCGGAAAAGCAGGTAAAAAAGAGTACCAATACATTATGTTAATTTTGTCAAGTTGATTGCTCTCCACTAGGATGGCGTACCCCCTAAACAAGAACCTGTATGGACCAACTTAGTCAAAACAAGTGGACCTAAAATGATTGTACATTCTACCACATGAActtgggtttttgtttttagcaaACATGTTGCAGTTATGTAGTATCTCTGCAGTAAGATTAAACCACATAGTGGTGCATTGATAGGAGCTCCTGGCTTAAGCTAATTTCACCTGTGCTTGAGTTTGTTGTTCGTTGGTGTTTGTAGTGGGATACAGCCCATTCAAAACTGGTCATGAGACATGATGGTTATGTTACACTGATCAAGTTTGATGTGGCTGACCTGGTAGTAGCACATGTTGCCCATAAGAGGGAGaaattatataaatgaaaatggacaCCTTATTCAATACTGGGATATTTGCTGAACAAATACTTCCTAGTTAAGTAGCCTAGAGCTTTTAGTAATGTGACAACATTCCAGCTTTCAAGTGAagtaatataattttaatacCCAGTAGGCCaattctaccccccccccccccccatcattaccatacagtactgtactttGAATTTTAGGTCATAAAATATATGTCTATGGTTCTTTGTTATTTTCCCTTTATTGTGAATGTTtataaaaatgctaaatatagAATTAAATTCCCTAGCTATTCTAAGGATCCATAacagtatgtaatgtaatgacagcacagaaatcaggttaaaatatgacatgaaaagtcacaaaatgtgaaatataagaGATTGCTTGCATTGGGCGTAATGTTGTTCAGGCATGatgtctctgtatgtgtcaCCAGGGGCAGGCAGATTTCTTTTATATTCTTTTACTGGTGTGGTACATAAGGACATAAGGAGATACCATGGTGAGAACAGGGCATTCACTCAGTCTTAGCTCTTCAAAAATTTGTACATATGCTTTAGAATAAAATTTATTGCAACAGCATTTTACATATGGCACAGGACTGAGCaacaatgtttttattcaagACATTAATCCAATTGTGATCGGATATGTTGTTTTCCCTTTGCATGCAATGAATGGGCCATACAGTGACGTTTCAATGCAGGGTTTCAGGCTGGCCACCCATGGTCTATGCTTTTTCAATAGACTTACCATTATCCTATCATTCAGCATAGGTTATTGTCTGGCCGTCCCCCTAGTTAAGGTGTGAAATAATctgattttactgttttatataGCTACAGTGTAATATAGTTAGCAAAGGATTTGTCTCATTTAAGTATGTTTCTTATTTGGTATAATACTGCCTTTAACTTCTGTTATAGGGAGCTGGGACGCCTTGTTACTAACACTCCGCGGTAGGCATTTATGGGTGTCACGGCTATTTAACTAAACTGCTTCCTTAAATGAAAATCCAGGCCGCCTCTTAGCATGACTACACCTGTGAAGCTTCACTAACTATGAATCACTTTAGTAAGAACCTTTATTAAGCGCTTATTATCTTGGTCTGTTCCTTTTCATGACTCTGTCAGAATCTGACATGCCGCCAAAAACGGAGTCCTGCTCCCCCTCTGTTCCGCTGCGACCCCATTCTTCACCCAGGCACCCAGAACAACGATCTGACATGACATTTCCAAAGGCGCTGGCAGGCTTCTCTTGCTGTATATTGTTACCGTAACGGAGTCAAGCGAAGTGAGCCCGCTCTGAAAGCGATATCCTCCACTCATAACGGACAAGCAAAGCCTTTGAAGTGAGGGCTTGGATGTCTTCCCACTCCCTTCCTACGTTCTTATTCTATTTAAGCGACCCATTCAGAGGGTGACCCCACGGCTGTTCTGTAGCTGAGGCATGTTGGCAAAGAAAGGCTGTGAACAACCAAGGGGGTTGGCGtataattatttctgtttgatcTATGAAAATCAATACctcaatggggaaaaaaaagctttcaaataCCCACACACGTGGCAAATCTAAGGGTGCTTGGTATGAATGACTGTGGATGGCCACCACCCTGGCTCAAAGATATAtgttgcatgcatgcacacagactgtactgaaatactgaattgTATTCTCTCATGTGTGATATCCCATAAAAACGTTGCCCCACATAGCATGCACAAGGCTATTTATTAGCAATTACGCTACTATACCACTTGAATTCCATAACCTTTTTTGTAAATACTTTATACTTGTTGTTATTGTGCAATTATAGGATCATGCTTGAAATT
It contains:
- the LOC118778920 gene encoding aquaporin-4-like, with product MKAFKEVLTKNFLRAICGEFLATMLFLLLSLGSTVNWADSKDEPQASTRVLISLCFGLSVATMVQGFSHISGAHINPAVTVAMVFTRKVNLVKTFFYLLAQCLGAVAGTAILYVVTPKTVRGHFGVTAISSDLTLIQAFIVEMMITLQLVFTVFATCDPKRGDLKGSAALAIGFSVCVGHLFAIQYTGASMNPARSLGPAFITWNWVDHWVYWVGPIVGGIIAGILYKYLCLANLDLKKYMRQAFSKDTSEKHHKEEEADCHHIIDVEKVESIEPDAFLILDTEKPELCERETFNAIDVKGDRKKDAACHCAIHMEEAEKKPERKDSSDCPQYELKLKF